Proteins encoded in a region of the Gammaproteobacteria bacterium genome:
- a CDS encoding peptidyl-alpha-hydroxyglycine alpha-amidating lyase family protein, giving the protein MQTLCRSACLLAGLLLLTPLSIAQTAGSGLPNPYQRGEGAWGNLPGGRSWGAASAIHYAGGDRIWVADRCGGNRGPGSCEDRLDIDPVFLMDSAGNIIRSFGAGLFVWPHGMFVDQQDNLWVTDAAIAREGRKGNQVHKFSPAGELLMSLGIAGVQGSGHYYFNAPNDVLVAPNGDIFVADGHNTSTDNRIVKFNSAGEYLMEWGMVGAEAGEFRVPHALAMDSSGRLFVADRGNSRVQIFDQQGNHLMTWTQFGRPSDVYIDADDILYAADSESNTGNLRNPGWRRGIYIGSVSDGFVTEFVPDPVTDPAGTTSHAEGVTADNDGNLYAAEVAESNVRKFIRR; this is encoded by the coding sequence ATGCAGACCCTGTGCAGGTCAGCCTGTTTACTGGCTGGATTGTTACTATTGACCCCGCTTTCGATTGCGCAGACGGCCGGCAGCGGGCTGCCGAATCCTTATCAGCGTGGCGAAGGCGCCTGGGGCAATCTGCCCGGCGGTCGATCCTGGGGCGCCGCCAGCGCCATTCACTATGCGGGTGGCGATCGTATCTGGGTCGCTGACCGGTGCGGCGGTAACCGTGGGCCAGGCAGTTGCGAAGACCGCCTGGATATAGACCCGGTATTTCTCATGGATTCCGCCGGCAATATTATCAGGAGCTTCGGTGCGGGCCTGTTTGTCTGGCCCCATGGCATGTTCGTGGATCAGCAAGATAACCTTTGGGTGACTGACGCGGCAATCGCCCGGGAAGGTCGGAAGGGTAACCAAGTGCATAAATTCAGCCCCGCAGGTGAGCTGCTGATGAGCCTGGGTATTGCCGGTGTCCAGGGCAGTGGTCATTATTATTTCAATGCGCCCAATGATGTCCTGGTAGCCCCGAATGGAGATATCTTCGTGGCCGACGGTCATAACACCTCCACCGACAACAGAATCGTCAAATTCAACAGCGCCGGTGAGTACCTGATGGAGTGGGGAATGGTCGGCGCAGAGGCGGGCGAGTTCAGGGTACCCCATGCGCTGGCTATGGATTCCAGCGGCCGACTGTTCGTGGCTGACCGTGGCAACAGCCGGGTGCAGATTTTTGACCAGCAGGGCAATCACCTGATGACCTGGACCCAGTTCGGTCGACCCAGCGATGTGTATATCGATGCGGACGATATTCTGTACGCGGCGGATTCTGAATCCAACACCGGAAACCTTCGCAATCCAGGCTGGCGGCGCGGTATTTATATTGGCAGTGTGAGCGACGGATTCGTCACTGAGTTCGTTCCGGATCCAGTGACTGATCCTGCCGGCACAACCAGCCATGCCGAAGGTGTAACCGCTGACAATGACGGAAATCTGTACGCCGCCGAGGTGGCGGAGTCCAATGTCAGGAAGTTTATACGGCGCTGA
- a CDS encoding putative sulfate exporter family transporter, which produces MNKNWTEDLVAILSGAVILAVALLIFLLAPLGGVSDSVTQASQSAGFSTESWMAENSFINAGGEFLNSLANASRPGRWSVNPFAAFSFDTLIFGISLLIVFGALFGAGAALLKENVGAFFKGFLAVFGVATLAFFIANQQEFRDLGLGYALWAIILGLVISNTVGIPDFLRPALKHELYIKTGLIMLGAEVLFGKILAIGLPGIFVAWIVTPIVLISTFWFGQKVLKIGSKTLNITISADMSVCGVSAAIATAAACKASKEELTTAVGLSMVFTSVMMVALPAFITAVGMPEVLGGAWIGGTIDATGAVVAAGAFLGDTALNVAATIKMIQNILIGVLAFGVAVYWTAKVDKSAGKEVTAAEIWIRFPKFVLGFIGASLVFSLLYEVLGEAVAVILMEGAVIEFTSDLRGWFFALAFASIGLSTNFKELRGQFSGGRPLILYVCGQSLNLCLTLLMAWIMFYKVFPDITNAL; this is translated from the coding sequence ATGAATAAGAATTGGACTGAAGACCTGGTTGCTATCCTGTCAGGCGCTGTGATTCTGGCAGTCGCCCTGTTGATTTTCCTGCTGGCGCCGCTCGGTGGTGTCAGCGATTCGGTTACCCAGGCAAGCCAGTCGGCGGGTTTCAGCACCGAAAGCTGGATGGCTGAGAACAGCTTTATCAATGCCGGAGGCGAGTTCCTGAACTCGCTGGCCAACGCGTCGCGACCGGGGCGCTGGAGTGTCAATCCCTTTGCTGCATTCTCATTCGACACCCTGATTTTCGGTATCAGCCTGCTGATAGTTTTTGGTGCCTTGTTCGGAGCCGGGGCCGCCCTGCTGAAAGAGAACGTCGGTGCTTTTTTCAAGGGCTTCCTGGCCGTGTTTGGCGTCGCTACCCTGGCGTTTTTTATTGCCAACCAGCAGGAATTCCGTGACCTGGGCCTGGGCTACGCTTTGTGGGCGATTATTCTTGGGCTGGTTATCAGTAACACCGTGGGGATCCCTGATTTTCTCAGGCCGGCATTGAAGCATGAACTGTATATCAAGACCGGCCTCATTATGCTGGGCGCCGAAGTATTGTTCGGCAAGATTCTCGCGATCGGTCTGCCGGGGATTTTCGTTGCCTGGATCGTCACGCCGATTGTGCTGATTTCCACTTTCTGGTTTGGCCAGAAAGTTCTGAAGATCGGCTCCAAGACACTGAATATCACCATCAGCGCCGACATGTCTGTGTGTGGTGTATCGGCTGCGATCGCCACCGCAGCGGCCTGCAAGGCGAGCAAAGAAGAACTGACCACGGCCGTTGGGCTGTCGATGGTGTTCACCTCGGTCATGATGGTCGCCCTGCCAGCCTTTATCACGGCCGTTGGCATGCCTGAAGTTCTGGGTGGCGCCTGGATAGGAGGCACAATTGACGCGACCGGCGCCGTCGTTGCAGCGGGAGCCTTTCTGGGCGACACGGCGCTGAACGTAGCGGCGACTATCAAGATGATTCAGAACATTCTGATCGGCGTGCTTGCCTTTGGCGTCGCGGTCTACTGGACAGCCAAAGTCGACAAGAGCGCGGGAAAGGAGGTAACCGCCGCCGAAATCTGGATTCGTTTCCCCAAGTTTGTGCTGGGCTTTATCGGCGCGAGCCTGGTGTTTTCCCTGCTCTACGAGGTGCTGGGCGAGGCGGTTGCAGTCATTTTGATGGAAGGTGCGGTGATAGAGTTCACTTCCGATCTGCGAGGCTGGTTTTTTGCCCTGGCTTTCGCCAGCATCGGGCTGTCCACCAACTTCAAGGAGCTGCGCGGACAGTTTTCCGGAGGCAGGCCACTGATCCTCTACGTGTGCGGTCAGAGCCTTAACCTGTGCCTGACCCTGCTCATGGCCTGGATCATGTTCTACAAAGTCTTCCCGGATATCACCAATGCGCTCTAG
- a CDS encoding cyclase family protein, which translates to MFSKFMKLQLLLPLLVLGIADPAVAQRNHSITSTADFERAMEELSNWGRWGDEDEMGASNLITQAKRVAAASLVTEGITVSLAHDVNQEKAVDASTVLTREVLRVSPTGASDRYQYDGSYHGTIHSHLDSLDCHIMYEGFGYNGVSYQAVEAAGECPSGSIHAQRNGIFTRGILFDATLLPGEATADGWLEPGTAIHYEDLLELERIQGVTVQPGDVILLYTGRWKRREASGPWPTSQGVAGFHADVAYFLKERGVSFIGHDMWNDVSPSGVPGIALPLHNLALVSLGVGIFDNLDFEQLASISAQLGRYEFLFTAAPLRIKGGMGSPLNPIATF; encoded by the coding sequence ATGTTCAGTAAATTCATGAAGCTGCAACTGCTGCTACCTTTGCTGGTCCTTGGTATTGCCGACCCTGCAGTGGCGCAGCGTAATCACAGCATTACCAGCACGGCAGACTTTGAGCGCGCCATGGAGGAGTTGTCCAATTGGGGACGCTGGGGAGATGAAGACGAGATGGGCGCATCGAACCTGATTACACAGGCAAAACGTGTCGCCGCCGCCTCGCTGGTTACCGAGGGGATTACCGTCTCCCTCGCCCACGATGTCAATCAGGAAAAGGCCGTCGATGCTTCCACGGTGCTTACCCGAGAAGTATTGCGGGTAAGCCCCACCGGCGCCTCTGACCGCTATCAGTATGACGGCAGCTATCACGGCACAATCCATAGCCACCTGGATTCACTGGACTGTCACATCATGTATGAAGGGTTTGGCTACAATGGTGTCAGCTATCAGGCCGTGGAGGCCGCAGGTGAGTGTCCCAGCGGCAGCATCCATGCCCAGCGCAACGGTATTTTCACCCGGGGTATCCTGTTTGACGCTACCCTGCTACCAGGCGAGGCCACCGCGGATGGCTGGCTGGAACCGGGGACCGCAATACACTACGAAGACCTCCTGGAGCTGGAGCGCATCCAGGGCGTCACCGTGCAGCCCGGCGATGTCATTCTGCTGTACACCGGTCGCTGGAAACGGCGGGAAGCGTCAGGCCCCTGGCCTACGTCCCAGGGCGTAGCCGGTTTTCACGCCGACGTAGCCTACTTCCTCAAGGAACGGGGAGTCTCATTTATCGGTCACGACATGTGGAATGACGTGTCACCCAGCGGTGTCCCCGGCATCGCTCTGCCACTGCACAACCTGGCGCTGGTGTCACTGGGGGTGGGCATTTTCGACAACCTGGACTTCGAGCAGCTGGCGTCTATCTCGGCGCAACTGGGCCGTTATGAGTTCCTGTTTACTGCAGCTCCCCTGCGGATCAAGGGGGGCATGGGATCGCCACTCAACCCTATCGCGACATTCTGA